In Bactrocera neohumeralis isolate Rockhampton unplaced genomic scaffold, APGP_CSIRO_Bneo_wtdbg2-racon-allhic-juicebox.fasta_v2 cluster10, whole genome shotgun sequence, the genomic stretch ttttgctaagaccaaaaatgtgttcggcagtaaaaatgaacaatattttagtaccccaagcgaatgaagtaacttatcttggtatttacctagatagaagacttacgtggagaaaacatatacaatctagtaaaataacttgcatgaagattagagctgcaaatttaaactGGCTTTGAAAGaaaaactctaaacttagcctagacaacaaagtgcttttatataatgcgggcataaagccgatttggatgtatgacATTCAAcggtggggtacgacctgtgcaactaatattgatataatacaaaggttccaaccaaaaatgcttagaacaatcacgtgctcaccatggtacatgcgtaattaAAGTAttcataaagaccttggtattcctatggtaaagaaagaaatagaagatagcagaattaaatatatatatctaaactccgagatcaccaaaaccctttggctaatgtttcagtacattcctgcgatcaaacacgacttaaaagaagctcaatcacttgcttgagcctgtcaagtttttaaatagattcaagattttataacttattgttaggctttaagaaaaagcagatccaataaataaaataattttgaaaaaacaagttttttgacTATAAGTATGGCTACTTCATatgtagcacaattttaaattccatttcgggttttcactttccagtacacaaatcaagaagtaattaatataacggtatacaattttgcacttataACTTAACTTTAAAGTATTCCACCTTATCAAAAATTGCCCCAACTCCCATAGACTACGtagtgaaaaatgaaaatcattatacaccctgtcaagaaagtatcgggaatataaattaaaacgcaaaatttttaatagtcatccaaatttattttatcgccttcaaagtaacatccatttgaaaCGATGTACATGTGCCAACGCTTCTTCCAAttataaacaaacatttttataggcactttccgggatggccttcagctctcgcgtcaaatttgttttaatgtcTTGAATTGAGTCAAAGCGTGTTCCTcgaagtggatatttcagtgtgGAGAATGGTAAAagtatcaggtgaatacggtgcttgctcaatgatatttgttgagtgtttggccaaaattttacataaataagctgatttaaattttaaaattcggcaaacactactgaggtcgactgacataaacagctgctgtaaacacactggttgacagatcgcgttaagttttggcatcataattaaggacaattgtatcaacctagaaaaaaaaatttacctgtctttcatataagcgggagatgaaAGGGGGAAATGAacatactttcttgacagggtgtatGAAGTATATGGGAGATGGGGTAGTACCGACCTGATTTTATCTACTATATTAAGTATTATCATGCTATATACTAAAATATGTTCACTGGGGTTCATTAAGgcacctcacatacaatcaccaataatatgaagaaaaatCAACCGGATTTTcgaggaaaaatttttttaatagttacaTGCGGATATTATGAGTAAAACaggttctgtaattttcattgagtaattcaaatattggcagatatatccagcataaagtcttcttcgaaaatttttatattaggtatatgggactTCGgtaagtattgacccgattcaacccatttttgaaacGCCACGAGTTTCGGTTGGAATAGGGCAATTTTGATGATAAGGttgcatactttaaaggaattgtTAGTGCGAAATTTTATCCCGTTgaattaattacttcttgatttgtgtattggaaagtgaaaggctcaaatggaattaaaaattgtgttatataggaAGTGGTTACGTCATAACATAAGTTATAACAGGCCCTAAATAACCCAAAATTAAAGGTAAATATACTAGAAGCACAACAATCCTCACAAACAGTCACTACGACAGATCATCATGTAGAATTAGACAACAACCTGCATTCATGTTGGAATATGCAAACCAAGAAGCAGTCCGTGCTTTCATCACAGGCCTGAAGAGCAGATATTCAAGCGGCACATTATACGGTCATCACCCAAAGGACTTGGAAACCGCATATGCAATCGAACATGCGAACATGCAGTTCGACGCACAAATTACACCACAAAGAAATAACCTCCACAACACAGATATGATGATAGAAGGAGATAGAACCCCAATGTTCAGGTACAATATAACCAACAACCACACCAAGAACCAATGGAAGTAGATGCCACTCGTCAACACGTGTGATCAACACAATACAACAATCAACACCTTCCAAGGAAAAACTTTCAGCAATCTCAACGATTTTATAAGCCGTTCAGAGAAGATCAACAAACAGCAAAACGCGGAAGAATTCCTTCTTCAAGGAATTACAACACCAACAAAGTACAACGAGTAAACCCTATTAGAGACGAAGACCTACAATACTCGCCCCACATACTGATGACATGTGATGACGAGACatataaaactgaaattgaaaatatcatGGGAATAAATGCCGAAACTAACGAAATCCTTCCGTTTACGACTACAATACAAGCTACAATTAGGACAGAATCAGAAAGGTACCGATACCGAAAGGAAACCTAAAAGACGAGTGGTAGTAGATTTTCAGAAGCTTCACACTCAGACTATCACTGATAGATATCCTATCCCAGATGTTGCTATGACAATTCATAATCTAGATAAAGCAAAGGTTTTCACAACGATAGACTTAGAGTCAGGCTTTCACCAAatcttgataaaaaaaaatcagatagAGAAAAAACGCATTCAGTGTGAATGGAGCAAAGTATGAGTTCCTTAGGATGCCGTTCGGTTTAAAGAACGCGCCTTCTATATTTCAGCGATGCGTAGACGATATCCTACGTCCATATATTAGCAAGTTCGCATATTTTTACATTGACAATGTACTCATACATTCCTCATCACCAGAGGAACACATGGAACATATCGTACAATGGTAAACGCACTTCACAATGCTATTATGAAGATTTCAAAAGAGAAATCGCATTTTTTCCAGGATTCAGTCGAATATCTCggaaatatatgtaataaaataactGTAGatccaaataaaaatcaaactaaaataaattatcccaatcaaaaaaatttaaaagaattacgATCATTCCTTGGTCTGGCGAGTTATTACAAGAAATTTATACAGAATTTCGCTGCAATAACGAAATTTCTAACTACATTTCTAAGCGGAGACAATGgtgatgtaaataaaaattaaagcgcAAAGGTCTCAATTAATCTAGACGAAACAGCACTTGAGgctttgataaaaataaaagaggcACTACAAGCACAAATTGAATTATTTCAACCAGACTTCAGCAACCCTTTTCAACTAACGCCGGACGCAAGTAATTTTGCAATAGGATCTGTACTCTCTCAGAACAAGAAACCTTTTTCCTTTATATCTATAACTCTTAGAACTACTTGTTATGGTTTggtaactttaaaaattaagaaaatttttcaatttcggaTAAAAATTCGAACACTGAACTAAAACGATGGAAAAACTTCATAGAAGAATACTTCGCTAAattagtatatagtatgtaagcCAGGTCATCAAAACGTTGTTGCTAATGCATTGTCTCGCCAACAGATAAACAACACCTCAAGTTGCCCACAACATTCAGCTCAAAgttcaccaacaaaaaaatttaaacgccTAAAACAACCATTAAATGCATTTAGAAATCAAATAGTTATAAACTACAGTGCAACCAATTTAGTGgaaatcttttcgcaaaataatttttcgtattCACGACGCACACTTTTTTATTCGACCAAAGAAGAATTAATTGATAGACAAAAAGAATAATAAACCCAAAGGTAacaaatgctataaaaatagatGAACAAACCACAtagaaaattacataatttcaaCGTTTCCAAATATCCCGATCGTTTTAGCTCAGAAAATGACAgaagacatagaagacacaaacaGACAAAAAAGGTCATAATGCAAACACACAGACCAAAGAActtaaaacatgtttttatacatattcaCTGGATCAATACCcgattatgaacaaaaatttattactcgttgcagttttCTGATATGTACTCACAAACTTGTTTTCAAGCAATTGtacagaaacatacatacatacatatgtatataactcacAAACTGAcctattataattatatatacatatattcattattcTCGTATGTAGTATAATAACATTTCATATACTTGGCATTAGCTCATTTTGACACTGCAACACAAGAATATCatatgtaccgaatttggttgaaattggtcttTGAGTTCATGAGATATAGGGGTTCCTATAAAAAAGGCGGTGTCATGCCTATCGTCCAAATTTGATACCGGCTCCGATAAAGCCTTTTTTCCAAggaacacgtgtaccaagtttcattaagatcgcaatttttattcaagttagcAGTTGCACGGACGGGGAGACCGACGTATGGACAGACAGACTGTCACTCAGAATTCAACTTGTCCCGACTCTTCctaatcattaataaaaacatacatacaagtatatccatctcgattagttttaggtgaacaaaaataCTCTGTTGCAACCGGctgtaaaagtataaaaactgtAGTGGACCatacaaaaataactttacCAGAGGACGCTATTATACCAACAATAGTAATAACTTATACCGAAACGCTTTGGTACAGTTCAGGTTTTCATCTATAATAATATTCGTATTAATGGCCGAAAACCTCGTCCACAAAATCAATAGCTTTTTGCTTCAAATAGTAATGTTTCTCCGAATAATGAAAATTCTAGTACATCATTAATCATTTCAATTAGCAGCCGAAGAAAACTATGTACCTTATAGTATAATTGTAAATACGCTTATTAGGAAACTAAGAATCATTTAGAATATGTAGATACTGGAGCGGAACTAAGTGTAATAAAACCGAAGTTATGTAGACATCAACATGCAGTAAAACCAAGAAATACGTTCATTAAAAGTTTCCGCatgattttttataacaaacaagaaaggaaaggctaagttatactcttccaacttgcaaggattacaGCCAACGAAAACGTGAATAGATTACAATCAAAGCTAAATTTATACTCAACCATCTTCAGTCGattttagctatttttttaataccaaccaaccaaccaacaatAGGCACAGGGATCCACATACTTGGTACATTGTTCATAAGATGGCACACTTCAAAGGCGTTATTCTCGCATAGTTTTgtgccgttatattaattgtttaccGAATGTGAAAGaatcaataatattaatatttacgtTAAAAacgtaattatttatttttcacttatttatttctCATGTTAATTACTTGACATCTACATTACATCTGCCTTAACTAAGGCAAAAcataatcatatatgtatatgtatgtacatatattttacttatttatggcTCCCTTTACAAGAGGTAAAATATCGCTTTTGCTATGCGATCTTCAGGCGATCTTGCTAGGAACATCTTTATGATTGTAACTACAACTTCTAAAGGTACCGTAACACTTCAGTGTTTTTTGCATCACCTTTTAAATGTCACCCGTCAAAGAGTTACGTTGCTACTGTCCGcttttgttggtgttaataagGATAAACAGTATGGATATGCCAATAAAGGTAGCAAGCATTTCAGCATGATGAGCCCAGCATGATCTTGCGTAGCATTGGTAGCAGTTAATGCTATGTTAGCTGACCAATTCATCTTATATTAGTTGTGGTGTTAACTAattttaacttatatatgtacaaccctatatctacatacatatgtatatcgattagattaattaaattaaacatacatataataacaacaaaaagtgatACACCAATTCACAGTcgactttatatatacatacatatcctgTAGTAATAGTCGCTATAATTCGCCATTATGGGTTGTACCCAAACTGGTAAAAACGAAAAACCACAATGGCGTGTTGTTCAATTTCATATGAATATACAGGACTAATatactattatttaaaaatcgttAATAAAAAGTGTCAAACATAACAGAGGATCAAAATtctggggtcgaatcgttacatccgtgaacgtatcactcgtcacgtaaaagtttgtattttgtattatgTGACATACGTGATCGTAGCGCTTATATACGTGATCGAAACGTTTAtatcgtaatctggcatgatgacatGCGTGAGcgagtacatatataaacgtatccgttcgttcgaaCCGTTATTCGAACGCAAATTACAAATcgtaatatacaaatttatggaaatttgagcaaatttttttaaattttattttttttataattttaagtaataaataacataaataaaaaccaatgaatggaatatctcattaaaaattaaaaaaaaaaattatttatgtgaacaaaatttttgtatttcagtttagaaggaaaaaaatatttacaagtgtAAAGACATAGACATTTTcaacttcaatttattaaagaGTACTTCATTTGATCTCTTATTGTTTGGCCGATTGCGGTGAGGCGGTTCGCTACCCCGGTGTCGATATCCGTtgatcataatttattttaaattttatgcagatgttgTGTAATGCTGcacaaacgttagcaaatcttGCCACTTTTGTCGGATGGTATCTTACTCTCATGCCATTTCCTCAAATTCTCCAGCGTCCTTTTAAAATTCCGATAGTTCTTTCGACGATATATCTTGCCTTTgaatgaatttcattgaacaTAGCTTCATTTGAACCATCCGAAGCgtttctgtaaggagttatgcACCATGGTTCCAATTGGTAGCCAGAATCTcctgttaaaatataaataaaatcaatatcgTAAAAAGAACAAAGTGAAAATATGTATACCTAAAAGCCATGAATTTTCATTCCTGTTGTGCTGAAATCGTTCTTCCAAAACTCTTCTCTGGGGTTGGGTTTACTTTActcattttcattgcttattcCTCGTAAATGCGTGCgcggatttttttaaatttatatagcacggatagccaatgaattaaactttggattaaatgtaaatttattgttaaatgttaatttgttttttagatataagtaagcaaaaaacgcatattttcacatttgctcAAACAATGGCTCActtcttttgaagtttttgttgcactgcttgcaaacaatttaaccaatttaacacacatacattctttgaaatatatttaattgaattaatgataaattatgaattttaagttgcaattttatgtacaatttattaaataaaacagcttTCAATTACGTGTTATACTGTTCCttgaaatgtaagcaaaattactgaatatgaactgtcaaacgacgaagaaaataagcacaaaaggaAGACAGTAATAACCCAACGAATCAAAATGGTAGGTCTTATATACATTTGGGTTACTTTACATAGGACTCGTTTCGGATCGATGGTTGTAAGTATTAACACATGTGAAAAGGGGTGGGGTGGGGTGGATCCTTAGGGTCACGCTCAATTAAGGTTatgctatatattttaataatggaGTAATACGTTAGtattatggaaaaaatgttggTTGGGTTACTTCTGTATTAACGGTATTTTGATTTCAatggaattcaaatttttattatactatattcGCGTGCCTTATTTAAAACGTGTTTTCgcaattggaaatttttaatctaattaaataaaataactttataaTGATGTCAAATAACCAATCAGGTAAATATAATACGTTATTTAGCTCTCTGAAAAGTGGGCAATATATTacgtccatataacgaaaattagtaataaaaaatcgcgcgattttttattacaaattttcgcctgcgcgcttgtttcaatgtaatatattatactgaacacataatgaaaatttggaataaaaaatcgcgcgattatttattaaaaattttcgccTGCGGCGCTTTTCAGGgaggtttgaaattttctttgaaaacagtattatataaaataatatctaattttttcaaagatgatgATATTGCATCCACGAGCGCTGCAGCAGTAATGTGTCCTGATGCTACCACAATACAGCAGTGGAATATAGTGAAAATGGTCAAATACTTGGGCTCACATGAATTGTGTGTAGCATTTGCCGAGGTATACGGTCTGTTGCCAAAAAGCCGGCTTTGTACCATTCACAAAACCAAAATGGCATTCCACAAACGCCACCCAGTAGGATACTTTAAATGCTCTAGGGGCAATTGTAGGACGAAGTCCCTTATTTCAAGGGCAGCGGGCACGTGGTTTGAAGGCGTCAAATTAAGCTTTCCCCACGTGTTTTACCTAATGTATTGCTTCGAACACCGCTTTACGTGGGAAGATATTTATAGGGAGAATTATGCGAGCGTGGGAAAGAAATTGTCATCTGCCACTATCTCCGACTGGTATAGCTACTGCAGGGAAGCGGTAGTTATATTTCAGTTAGACCAACAAGAATTCAAAGGGAAGATTGGTGGTCCAGGTAAGGTAGTGCAGATTGACGAAAGTAAATTCGGGAAACGGAAATATAACaaaggtaataataataatttatatataatgcaattatgtttattcaaatacttttctttttttcaggaAGACGCGTAGAAGGGCATTGGGTGCTGGGTATGATAGAGGATGGCAGTGAGGACCTCAGACTGGAGGTATGCCTCGACAATGTACGTTCCGCTGAGGTCCTCATCCCTCTTATTCGTAAAAATGTACTAGAAGGAACAACCATAAGGACAGATTTTTGGCGCGCATATGAATGCCTCCCTGAATATGGTTACATCCATAGAAAGGTTAACCATAGCGACCCTGGGAATCCATTCATCGCCGAGGATGGCACAAACACCCAAAGAATCGAGTCCCATTGGCGTGTAGTGAAGAGATTTTTTTATGAAGACAACTATAATAATCCGGCAAACTTTGCTGATGTTATAGTAGAGTTTTTATGGAGGCGGGAAAtccaaagaaaaaatacagacccatttatttctttactgggtgttattaaatatgtgtataacacaaaataaaaaacctaaaacatacaaatgaaaacccaattttattatttagggGGTCTTGTATAAATGGTTGGTTGGGTTATCTTGGTACTTATGCATTATTACcgatatatatacaatttttaatttttagtgtttttattatttaaataaagtggatttccactttaattcattgaaatattaaaaatactaaacatggagtcactctatgcgtaaaaatacataaattgtatggaaaaactacgattttacaccattttcagGAGGCTACCCTAGAGCCCCCCGTGGTCCTAGGGGGGAAAGGGTGCTATTATTCAAAAGCTCCATTCATTACCTTTCAAAGGGGGGGGGGGCGGTTTAGCAAGCCCCCAGCCCCCTCCCCCTTTGCGAAAAACCTCTTCAAAATGAGATACTAAACTAAACATTCCCCCTTCTCTGGTCCGAGTGTTTCCAATCAAATGAGTCGTAGGCTGCACCACCGTATTGACAGTTAATAGCCATAATTTTGTAAGTGATATCTgacaatacaaaatttattcaaaatattcaagaaatatattataatagcaACTTACTATCATAGCGTTGATACTGTGGTAGCCTTTTCTATAGAAGTACATGTGCTCGTTTACTGTGGGTTTTTGTAAGCCGGTGTGGGTACCATCAacacacccaataaataaaaattctttatatttagtAATATTACTATTTTCAGTGTATATTTACCTCCaggaattttatatttgtgcacAAACCACTCTTTACACGTAAGGGAATCCTCTGGTGTAAACCGTATAAACTGTGGACACAACTTCGTTTCCATTTCTTTAAGCACATGGGATGCCAGCTTCGAAATAGTGCTTTGACAAATCCCAATGAAATAGTCACTGCCTACACTGTGCTGGTATCCACCGCTAGCCAAATGTGAGAGCGTGGTTGCTAATTGTAGCACTGGAGGCACTGCTCTGACGTCAGATTGCGttaaacatatattatttagGACATATTCAAAAGCCTCTTTAGTTAGACGAAATCGTTTTAAAAATCTGCAAAGAAAACTTCGTTAATGAGGTttcatgatttattttttatatacctacGCTGTATTCGGCAGTGCCAAAGGATTGCTCCGATTTCTTAGTTGCCTCCGCACTATTTTTTCATCCCCATCACTCtcactagagctcaaataaaaaaacaaagtcggATCCATCCTGATATTCAACCACTTGATATTTAAACTAACAGAATATTTTgcaacagttttgacagttccatatctattgtgacctaaaatagatccaaagcaatgtggaatttaaaaactattgtgaattgaaaacatattacgatccgtttgctatcgtatgtcataatgccaatcgtcacatacgattgacgtatcacgtaattttctttcgtatgtttgccgatccgtgcacggatgtaacgattcgacccctgatccagaatatacatacttgtatgtaatttttgtgATAGTAATGTACTCTGTAAAATtccaatatttattatatgtaaatttttttgaaaatagcaatCTTAAACtaaacaaatcaaatattaaGTTAAATGATTTACTGATAAGAATTAAATGTGATAATAACAAGCATTAAAAATGAGCATATCCGTAATAATCATAGAAGTAAACGTacgaaatttttgttgaattgtaaaataaatacttttatcctaaattataaaattcaagGTAATTTcctatgtactatataaataagtttaatttgCCAAATAGCTAAATTTGAGAGAAAGAAGAGCACAATTAATCGTAAAGTTATATATGTAAGGATGTCACTAACGAAATGTCCTACGAGAGTAATTGAGCGGTACGCTGCATGACTAGGGATGCAAACGATGGATCGATGTTTCTGAAACATCGATGTTGTGATTCTAAAACCATCGATACATCGATGTTGCCTGGATCGATGTTTTATGTCGatggtttttcaaattttactccaCATCTTTGCAGCACTTTTTCTCGGTATTAATGCGAAAACATCAGCTTCGAAACGCTTTAGCAAACTGTCatgtgttttgttgtaaaatacggagaattcgttggttgaatgtgcacttgaataatactgagaattcgcttatgaattaatgcgaaataagttttacaaaaaatcgaaaatacattttgtgtgACAGTCTATTTCGTGTTATGTGTGTTAGAAGTTGTTTTTGAgcgtttaatataagttttgttgcgaattcatctgttgtcaatcacaaatttgttacaggtgtagtgaatataaaatatatgtaaataattgcgtTAGACGTTTAAATAggtacataatatttcagattttcaaaatgctgccttcaaaattaaaaagcaaggtCTGGAGCTTCTTTATAAGAAATTCAGATGCTTCCGCCACATGCAAACTCtgcaacaagaaattaaaaacaacaggTAACACGTCGAATCTTCGCTGTCACGTTGAGAATGTACATAAAAAGGTATTACTCGATCAAGTTGATAATGCAGAATGATCCTCCAAAACTACGCCGCACTCGGAAccaaaacagcgaaaaatttctgaaataattaacatatcACCAACCGCTGGGACGACAGCGTCAAGTGAGTTATCCGACAATAGTAATAAGAAGACTGAATGTATTGAATCGTCTCCTAGTACATGTACTCCGTAAGTACTGCAAATgtgaaagacttttttgagcaggtcaaaagtatttcttaTCAAGATGGCCCTAAATCAAGGAAAATTACTGAAGCAATTGTGAAATACCTTTTCCTTCTACGTTGGAAAATGGCTTGTTGTCCATCATAATAGACAACAAGCCATTTTCCAACGTAGAAGGAAAAGGTTTTCTGCAGATGATGAAAGAACTGGTTCCGCTTTTTAAAGTTCCAAgtagaaaaacaataaaattacgagtgaatgaaaaatatgaagcgctgtcttcaattttcaaagagtaTATTCGTAAGTGCGACAGTTATTGCCTAACGTATGATATATGGACGGAGATAATGAATAATCAGTCGTTCCTTGGggtaacaattcattttttgaacaatttacgTTTGTTGAGTGGGACGTTAGGAGTAATCGAACTACACGAAAGTCATACAGCAGcttatttagaagaaactatgtttaaacttttcaacgaGTGGAACGTTTccataaataaagtttctgcttgtgtaactgataatgattcaaccatgatgaaattaaatagaagcttgtttggcgaaaaaaaataataccctGCTTCGCACACACGCTTAATTTGGTTATAACGCAATAAAAAAGTCTACGGAAGTATCGGCTTTGATAACTAAGGTGCGCGACattgttaagtttttaaaaGAAGTGTTAATGCCAGTGATAAATTGCGAAAGAAACAAATAGACAGTGGGgcttctatcgggtgattttttaagagcttgataacttttttttaaaaaaaaaacgcataaaatttgcaaaatctcatcggttctttatttgaaacgttagattggttcatgacatttactttttgaagataatttcatttaaatgttgaccgcggctgcgccttaggtggtccattcggaaagtccaattttgggcaactttttcgagcatttcggccggaatagcccgaatttttcggaaatgttgtcttccaaagctggaatagttgctggcttatttctgtagactttagacttgacgtagccccacaaaaaata encodes the following:
- the LOC126765335 gene encoding uncharacterized protein LOC126765335, with product MDPTLFFYLSSSESDGDEKIVRRQLRNRSNPLALPNTAFLKRFRLTKEAFEYVLNNICLTQSDVRAVPPVLQLATTLSHLASGGYQHSVGSDYFIGICQSTISKLASHVLKEMETKLCPQFIRFTPEDSLTCKEWFVHKYKIPGVNEHMYFYRKGYHSINAMIISLTKLWLLTVNTVVQPTTHLIGNTRTREGGMFSLVSHFEEVFRKGGGGWGLAKPPPPPLKGNEWSF
- the LOC126765600 gene encoding uncharacterized protein LOC126765600 yields the protein MSAAQPHQQCLRHSLNAYFSFVEPANSAPTNKQGSGEKDKSSQRPIEQHHKQILQKTKAEENGSQQRPAANVITPTTKQVPASTQAAKNNINQDDDIASTSAAAVMCPDATTIQQWNIVKMVKYLGSHELCVAFAEVYGLLPKSRLCTIHKTKMAFHKRHPVGYFKCSRGNCRTKSLISRAAGTWFEGVKLSFPHVFYLMYCFEHRFTWEDIYRENYASVGKKLSSATISDWYSYCREAVVIFQLDQQEFKGKIGGPGKVVQIDESKFGKRKYNKGRRVEGHWVLGMIEDGSEDLRLEVCLDNVRSAEVLIPLIRKNVLEGTTIRTDFWRAYECLPEYGYIHRKVNHSDPGNPFIAEDGTNTQRIESHWRVVKRFFYEDNYNNPANFADVIVEFLWRREIQRKNTDPFISLLGVI